The following are encoded together in the Xiphophorus hellerii strain 12219 chromosome 3, Xiphophorus_hellerii-4.1, whole genome shotgun sequence genome:
- the LOC116717618 gene encoding mpv17-like protein, translating into MNRARALFQSHPYISNVLGYTALFASADLIQQRVLGRNPAPASERSAEIDWNQTARVATVGLCFHANFNYHWLRGLERMLPGGGLRAVTRKVVLDQLVAAPVTISAFYIGLSFLENKDDLLEDWRHKFWTSYKAGVVYWSTMQAVNFAFVPPVARTAFVGGIALTFTIFLCHLRQQRGHKPD; encoded by the exons ATGAACCGGGCCCGGGCCTTGTTTCAGTCTCACCCCTACATCAGCAACGTTCTGGGATACACGGCGCTGTTTGCCTCGGCGGACCTCATCCAGCAGAGAGTCCTGGGTAGAAATCCCGCCCCGGCATCCGAGCGGTCCGCCGAGATCGACTGGAATCAGACGGCTCGAGTGGCGACTGTGGGCCTGTGTTTCCACGCCAACTTCAACTACCACTGGCTGCGAGGGCTGGAGAGGATGCTGCCCGGCGGCGGGCTGAGGGCAGTGACGAGGAAGGTGGTGCTGGATCAGCTGGTTGCTGCTCCGGTTACCATCAGCGCTTTTTATATCG GTTTAAgctttttagaaaacaaagacGACCTACTTGAAGACTGGCGACATAAATTCTGGACGTCTTAcaag GCCGGAGTGGTGTATTGGTCAACGATGCAG GCTGTCAACTTTGCCTTTGTGCCTCCTGTGGCTCGTACTGCGTTTGTGGGAGGAATTGCTCTGACTTTCACCATCTTTCTATGTCATCTTAGACAGCAGCGTGGCCACAAACCTGACTAA